From Mobula birostris isolate sMobBir1 chromosome 8, sMobBir1.hap1, whole genome shotgun sequence, the proteins below share one genomic window:
- the LOC140201912 gene encoding dual specificity protein phosphatase 1-A-like: protein MVTTESLEIESCHLVQLLAEEQGRVLILDCRSFLSFNASHIRGSHNVYCNTIVKRRSKGAIALDCILPEDSVRSALSSGFYPAVLVLDDRSPSAATLGRDSTARLVLNTLSAQLDTSALKVYFLKGGYETFHSLFPEMCTEPLSSYPQTSSVPTLIARGTPLYDQGGPVEILPFLYLGSAYHSSRKETLQSLGITALLNVSSNCPNCFEGVFQYKCIPVEDSHMTDISAWFQEAIDFIDSVKNSGGRVLVHCQAGISRSATICLAYLIRTQRVRLEEAFDFVKQRRGIISPNFSFMGQLLQFETKVLCH from the exons ATGGTCACCACGGAATCGCTGGAGATTGAGAGCTGTCACCTGGTGCAGTTGCTGGCCGAGGAGCAGGGACGCGTGCTCATCCTCGACTGCCGCTCGTTCCTCAGTTTTAACGCGTCCCACATAAGGGGCTCGCACAACGTGTACTGTAATACCATCGTCAAGCGCAGGTCGAAGGGAGCCATCGCCCTGGACTGCATCCTGCCCGAGGACAGTGTTCGCTCTGCCCTCAGCAGTGGCTTCTACCCCGCCGTGTTGGTGCTGGACGACAGGAGCCCGAGCGCCGCCACGCTGGGCCGGGACAGCACGGCCCGGCTCGTCCTCAACACCCTGAGTGCGCAGCTCGACACCAGCGCCCTGAAGGTCTACTTCCTGAAGG gaGGCTACGAGACCTTCCACTCGCTCTTCCCAGAGATGTGCACGGAACCCCTCAGTTCCTACCCGCAGACCAGCTCAGTGCCCACCCTCATCGCCAGAGGAACTCCGCTCTATGACCAG GGTGGCCcggtggagatcctgcccttCCTGTACCTGGGCAGCGCCTACCACTCGTCCCGTAAGGAGACGCTGCAGTCGCTGGGAATCACTGCACTGCTCAACGTATCTTCCAACTGCCCCAACTGCTTCGAGGGAGTCTTCCAGTACAAGTGCATCCCTGTGGAGGACAGCCACATGACTGACATCAGTGCCTGGTTTCAGGAAGCCATTGATTTCATCG ATTCAGTGAAGAACAGCGGTGGCCGAGTCTTGGTGCACTGCCAGGCTGGTATCTCCAGATCCGCCACCATCTGCCTGGCCTACCTGATCCGGACGCAGCGGGTGCGGCTGGAAGAAGCCTTCGACTTTGTCAAGCAGCGAAGGGGCATCATTTCCCCGAACTTCAGCTTCATGGGACAGTTGCTGCAGTTTGAAACCAAGGTGCTGTGTCACTAG